The following proteins are co-located in the Psilocybe cubensis strain MGC-MH-2018 chromosome 5, whole genome shotgun sequence genome:
- a CDS encoding Dehydrogenase str4, whose translation MSVSFPTRTIVLAGAVLLLLKRVPTSGKFGTQRNKIILVSSIVMGLLIRHLFPGTNKKYITNPTKVVGKDTEEYDFIIVGGGTAGCVLAARLSEDPSVKVLLLESGVSGKSLILTRIPVGFSMLFGSKNVYNLYTEPQAGAQGKKKYWPRGKMLGGCSSINAQMAQYGSPGDFDQWGKIIKDEAWAWQNFSRYFKKFEKYVDDPEYPDVTSAVKGTDGPVRVGYFSSICQNSKDFITACTKIGIPYNRDFNTTEGTRGVNRVITEKVGEEIKATGVEFAKGKDARRYTVRSKRDVILAAGAVHSPHILLLSGIGPAEHLQEVKIPVAHNLPGVGSNLIDHPVVDVYFKTKANDSPKHVKPHGILEVFKLVGSTFQYLTSQRGPLTSNFGESAAFCRSDDPGLFPESEFPVKLADSTSHLDSPDLEIFSTPIAYKEHGQTMFPMHTFSLHVCLLRPMSKGTLRLRSADPFADPVMDPKYLSAQEDVERLKRGIKLILKISKQEPLAQRLDLNDPSPLLDSKLDQKSDAELEEVVRERVETLYHPASTCRMAPLEDGGVVDSSLRVYGIKGLRVCDASIFPEIVSGHTAGAVLASAEHLADIIKAEMKSSKA comes from the exons ATGAGTGTGTCATTTCCAACCCGAACAATCGTTCTAGCAGGGGCAGTACTCTTACTTCTGAAGCGGGTACCAACATCTGGAAAGTTTGGGACTCAGAGAAATAAAATCATCCTAGTATCATCAATTGTCATGGGTCTTCTCATTCGTCATCTGTTCCCCGGTACGAACAAGAAATATATCACCAACCCAACCAAGGTCGTGGGGAAGGACACAGAAGAATACGACTTCATTATTGTTGGCGGCG GTACAGCAGGATGCGTACTAGCGGCGCGGCTCTCTGAGGATCCTTCTGTAAAGGTTCTGCTCTTAGAATCAGGGGTTAG TGGAAAGAGTCTGATTTTAACGCGTATCCCTGTCGGTTTCTCTATGCTATTTGGTTCGAAGAATGTTTACAATCTCTATACTGAGCCACAAGCTGGAGCCCaagggaagaagaagtatTGGCCTAGAG GTAAGATGTTGGGAGGAT GTTCTTCTATCAACGCTCAGAT GGCACAATATGGTTCACCTGGAGATTTCGATCAGTGGGGAAAGATTATTAAAGATGAAGCATGGGCGTGGCAGAATTTCAGTCG TTACTTCAAGAAATTTGAGAAATACGTCGACGATCCTGAATATCCAGACGTGACCAGCGCCGTCAAAGGGACCGACGGACCTGTGCGCGTCGGTTACTTCAGTTCAATTTGCCAAAACTCGAAAGACTTCATCACGGCCTGTACGAAAATCGGAATTCCGTACAATCGCGACTTCAACACGACTGAAGGAACAAGGGGTGTGAACAGG GTCATAACCGAGAAAGTAGGGGAGGAGATCAAAGCCACGGGTGTTGAATTTGCTAAGGGCAAGGATGCTCGTCGTTACACTGTGCGCTCGAAACGAGATGTCATATTGGC TGCCGGAGCTGTTCATTCGCCCCAT ATTCTTTTGCTGTCCGGTATAGGTCCGGCGGAACATCTGCAAGAGGTCAAGATTCCTGTGGCGCACAATCTTCCTGGCGTCGGATCGAACCTCATCGACCATCCAGTCGTCGACGTTTACTTCAAAACCAAGGCCAATGACTCGCCCAAACATGTAAAGCCACATGGAATTTTGGAAGTCTTCAAACTGGTGGGATCCACATTCCAGTACTTGACATCACAAAGAGGGCCTTTGACGTCGAAC TTCGGTGAATCTGCGGCGTTCTGTCGTAGCGACGACCCAGGATTGTTCCCTGAAAGTGAATTCCCAGTGAAACTTGCGGACAGCACCTCGCATTTGGACTCGCCTGATTTGGAGATATTTTCCACTCCCATAGCTTACAAG GAACACGGGCAGACCATGTTTCCGATGCACACCTTTTCCCTGCACGTGTGTTTGCTGCG ACCTATGAGTAAAGGCACTTTGCGGCTAAGGTCAGCAGACCCTTTCGCAGACCCTGTGATGGATCCCAA ATATCTAAGCGCTCAGGAAGACGTTGAAAGATTAAAGCGCGGCATCAAGCTTATCCTCAAGATAAGCAAACAGGAGCCTCTTGCACAGAGGCTTGATCTAAATGATCCCAGCCCCCTTCTCGATAGCAAGTTGGACCAGAAGTCCGATGCTGAACTTGAAGAGGTTGTTCGAGAGCGCGTTGAGACCTTGTATCACCCAGCGAGCACCTGCCGAATGGCGCCTCTTGAAGATGGTGGCGTTGTTGACTCGAGTTTGCGAGTGTATGGGATCAAAGGATTGAGGGTGTGCGATGCATCCATTTTCCCTGAAATTGTATCTGGACATACG GCGGGCGCTGTCCTGGCTAGCGCCGAGCACCTCGCCGATATTATCAAAGCTGAGATGAAGTCCTCTAAGGCTTGA